The following proteins come from a genomic window of Gimesia chilikensis:
- a CDS encoding LegC family aminotransferase: MRETIPLSVPSLTGNEWNYLKDCLDTGWVSSVGSYVDRFEQSVSEYVGTQFGVATVNGTAALHLSLLACGVQRGDEVLAPSFTFIAPINAIHYCGAEPVFIGSDPATFNLDPEKVRQFLTEECTREADVVLNRRTGRRVSAILPVHIFGHPVDMDPLNAIAAEFQLPVIEDASESLGSDYRERKTGGLAKVGCFSFNGNKIITCGGGGMVTTSDEALASHIRHLSTQANRRPFEYEHDEVGFNYRLTNIQAALGVAQLEQLDGFLEVKRRNACLYRELLAEIPQVELAWEEPWARSNFWLCALLVPPADRGPLMEYLLERQVQVRPAWKLMHTLSMYQHCQTYQLEETEAAYARCISIPSSVQLSEADIRYVVECIKAYFESS; the protein is encoded by the coding sequence ATGCGCGAAACGATTCCGTTATCGGTACCGAGCCTCACCGGCAATGAATGGAACTACCTGAAAGACTGCCTGGACACAGGCTGGGTCTCTTCAGTCGGCTCCTATGTGGATCGTTTCGAACAGTCGGTTAGTGAATACGTTGGAACGCAGTTCGGCGTCGCTACGGTGAATGGCACGGCGGCTCTGCATCTGTCACTGTTGGCATGTGGCGTTCAACGCGGTGATGAAGTGCTGGCCCCCAGCTTCACTTTTATCGCACCCATCAATGCCATTCATTACTGTGGAGCCGAGCCGGTTTTTATTGGATCGGATCCCGCGACCTTCAATCTCGATCCCGAAAAAGTACGGCAATTCCTGACTGAAGAATGTACCCGTGAGGCAGACGTTGTTTTGAACCGTCGCACCGGTCGCAGAGTCAGTGCGATTCTACCAGTGCACATTTTCGGTCATCCGGTCGACATGGACCCGCTGAATGCAATCGCAGCGGAGTTTCAACTGCCTGTCATTGAAGACGCCTCCGAAAGCCTGGGATCGGACTATCGCGAACGCAAAACGGGCGGACTTGCGAAGGTCGGCTGTTTTTCTTTTAACGGCAACAAAATTATTACCTGTGGCGGCGGAGGGATGGTCACTACCAGTGATGAAGCACTCGCCAGTCACATTCGGCACTTGAGTACCCAGGCCAACCGCAGGCCCTTTGAATACGAACACGATGAGGTCGGTTTTAATTATCGACTCACCAATATTCAGGCGGCGCTCGGAGTTGCCCAGCTGGAGCAGCTCGATGGCTTTCTGGAAGTCAAACGTCGTAATGCCTGTCTCTACCGTGAACTGCTGGCAGAAATTCCCCAGGTGGAACTGGCATGGGAAGAGCCCTGGGCGCGAAGCAACTTCTGGCTCTGTGCGCTGCTCGTGCCTCCTGCGGATCGAGGGCCGCTGATGGAGTATTTGCTCGAACGCCAGGTGCAGGTCCGGCCTGCCTGGAAGCTGATGCATACCCTGTCCATGTATCAGCATTGTCAGACATACCAGCTGGAAGAGACCGAAGCGGCCTATGCCCGCTGCATCTCGATTCCTTCCAGCGTGCAGCTCAGTGAAGCCGACATCCGGTATGTCGTGGAATGCATCAAAGCTTATTTCGAGTCGTCATGA